The window GAGCAGGGAGGGAATCCTCCCTGCTCTTCTCTGGACTCCTATTATGGGAGGTATGACGCGTGAATAGTTTGTTTCGGACTATTGTGGTGGCTGGCGCGCTGCTCCTCCAAGTTGTGCCCCTCTCGTGGGGCGCAAGTCAGGAAATCCTCCGCCCGCGTGTGCCGCGCGATCAGATCGAAGCGGCCCGTGCCGTGACCAATCCGTTCCCTCCCAGCGACGAGATGATTGCGAAGGGGAAAGCGTTGTTTGAAGGGAAAGCCTTCTGCAAGGCATGTCATGGAGCCGATGGGAAAGGGCTGGGAGGTGATATTGCACCGGGGAGTTTGAAGGGGCCCCTGCCGAGAAATTTCACGGATAAGGCCTGGCAAGCCACTCGAACCGACGGGGAATTGTTTTGGATTTTGAAGAATGGCAGCAAGGGCACGGCCATGGCTTCTTTTATTCCGCTTGTGCTGACAGAAGAAGAAGCCTGGCAGGTCCTGCTGTACGTTAGGTCTTTTGGTCGTCTGTGAACCATGGCAGGGGCTCACGCCAGGTTGATCCTCCGAGGCTTTTTCTTTCTATTATTCAGTGCGCAGCTCTTCTCGCCCTGCGAGGCGATGGCGGACTGGTCTGCCACAGTGGAGACCAAGGTCCTCTACACTGACAACGTGTTCGAGCATTCGTCGGCCAGGCGGTTGAGCCTGAGTGAAGACCCCAGTCAGCCGGCTATCGTGCCGGTGACGAAGCCCAGTGACGTCGTCTGGGAGCCTTCCCTTGATGTTCGCCATACCTCCACCCCCACAAATCTCGGTCAGACCGAAGTCTCATTCAAAGCGCACGGTTTTATCTTCACCGACAATCCCATTTTCAATCACGGAAACTACCGGAT of the Nitrospirota bacterium genome contains:
- a CDS encoding c-type cytochrome, whose product is MNSLFRTIVVAGALLLQVVPLSWGASQEILRPRVPRDQIEAARAVTNPFPPSDEMIAKGKALFEGKAFCKACHGADGKGLGGDIAPGSLKGPLPRNFTDKAWQATRTDGELFWILKNGSKGTAMASFIPLVLTEEEAWQVLLYVRSFGRL